Proteins from one Deinococcus radiopugnans ATCC 19172 genomic window:
- a CDS encoding NAD(P)/FAD-dependent oxidoreductase, with translation MKTLILGAGYAGLAVATKMKPHPGLEALLVEQNAFHTFETRLHEAAAHNTRVTLPLAPLLRGTGVELEQASVEGVNLDEREVTLKDGRVLTYDTLVVGLGSVTNFYRIPGLAENASELKQLSDADEIFNFVNRAYSGEFKGVRDIVVGGAGLTGVELVTELAQRAELLSKARGLPPMNIYLVEAGPKILPVLDDALRGKAQRTLEDYGIHVMTGHRLMQATADTVTVQTPDEEQKIIPAGKIIWTGGIQARDILKGERLEKGPGGRVAVDDRLRAKGYPEVFVIGDMGLALNQEGKPVPTTAQHAGQQGRLTGKNIMRLAKGEDTEPYEPTTLGEFVSLGGLMAVGWMKLPWNQKLAITGGIAHVMKRASEWRWRASID, from the coding sequence ATGAAAACCCTGATCCTCGGTGCCGGTTATGCAGGTCTGGCCGTCGCCACCAAAATGAAGCCCCACCCTGGTCTGGAAGCCCTGCTGGTCGAGCAGAACGCCTTCCACACCTTCGAAACCCGTCTGCACGAGGCCGCCGCGCACAACACCCGCGTCACCCTGCCACTGGCCCCGCTGCTGCGCGGCACTGGCGTGGAGCTGGAGCAGGCCAGCGTGGAAGGCGTCAACCTCGACGAGCGCGAGGTCACGCTGAAAGACGGGCGCGTGCTGACCTACGACACCCTGGTGGTGGGCCTGGGCAGCGTGACCAACTTCTACCGGATTCCCGGCTTGGCCGAGAACGCCAGCGAACTCAAGCAGCTGAGTGACGCCGACGAGATCTTCAACTTCGTCAACCGGGCCTACAGCGGCGAGTTCAAGGGCGTGCGCGACATCGTGGTGGGCGGCGCGGGCCTGACCGGCGTGGAACTGGTCACCGAACTGGCCCAGCGCGCCGAACTGCTGAGCAAGGCGCGCGGCCTGCCCCCCATGAACATCTATCTGGTGGAGGCCGGCCCCAAGATCCTGCCGGTGCTGGACGACGCCCTGCGCGGCAAGGCCCAGCGCACGCTGGAGGACTACGGCATCCACGTCATGACCGGCCACCGCCTGATGCAGGCCACCGCCGACACCGTGACCGTGCAGACGCCCGACGAGGAGCAGAAGATCATTCCGGCCGGCAAGATCATCTGGACGGGCGGCATCCAGGCCCGCGACATCCTGAAGGGTGAGCGGCTGGAGAAAGGCCCCGGCGGACGCGTGGCCGTGGACGATCGGCTGCGCGCCAAGGGTTACCCCGAAGTGTTCGTGATCGGCGACATGGGTCTGGCGCTGAACCAGGAAGGCAAGCCGGTGCCCACCACCGCCCAGCACGCCGGGCAGCAGGGCCGCCTGACGGGCAAGAACATCATGCGCCTGGCGAAGGGCGAGGACACCGAGCCCTACGAACCCACCACCCTGGGCGAGTTCGTGTCGCTGGGCGGGCTGATGGCCGTGGGCTGGATGAAGCTGCCGTGGAACCAGAAGCTCGCCATCACTGGCGGTATCGCTCACGTCATGAAGCGGGCGTCGGAGTGGCGCTGGCGGGCCAGCATCGACTGA